One genomic segment of uncultured Fibrobacter sp. includes these proteins:
- a CDS encoding Gfo/Idh/MocA family oxidoreductase, translating to MQSSCSYKAVLIGNGTMGQRHKRLFEEDGVEFIGVADTSAEATALFKRIKTGELAPDFAVVASPAVTHDEYVKKCIKMKLPVLVEKPVSVSGEDALEYQKLALRRGVLVFVGHSERYNPAIEEFAKTDFCREMQNCLKSWFLQKQDVFPVCFKFTRTHGFSPRNRDVSVEYDLMIHDVDLLCLFVDKNAMMYKSLQCEELSDDRVHAVYDFRTVKAEFIADRNCASDSRTVEISMNGQSVTLDLGAYRNENPAYALRREHEAFLNYLNSYKKTARDKDPEYDWYGGFYDACYAVVLVSLIGELFKKGRANEIDAK from the coding sequence ATGCAAAGTTCATGTTCTTATAAAGCAGTCCTGATTGGCAACGGTACCATGGGGCAGCGGCACAAGCGGCTGTTCGAAGAAGACGGTGTTGAGTTTATCGGAGTCGCCGACACTTCGGCCGAGGCTACCGCTCTGTTCAAACGGATTAAAACTGGCGAACTTGCTCCCGATTTTGCCGTTGTTGCATCTCCTGCCGTAACGCACGACGAATACGTCAAAAAATGCATCAAAATGAAGCTCCCGGTGCTTGTGGAAAAACCGGTGTCGGTATCTGGGGAGGATGCTCTGGAATACCAGAAACTTGCCTTGAGGCGGGGCGTGCTTGTCTTTGTCGGGCATTCGGAACGCTACAATCCGGCAATTGAAGAATTTGCGAAGACTGACTTCTGCAGGGAAATGCAGAATTGCTTGAAATCCTGGTTCCTCCAAAAGCAAGATGTTTTCCCGGTTTGTTTCAAGTTTACGCGAACGCACGGTTTTTCGCCGCGTAACCGTGATGTTTCCGTGGAATACGACCTGATGATTCACGACGTGGACTTACTTTGTCTCTTTGTAGATAAGAACGCCATGATGTACAAGTCGCTTCAATGTGAGGAATTGTCGGATGACCGCGTTCATGCCGTCTATGACTTCAGAACGGTAAAGGCCGAATTTATTGCCGATCGTAATTGCGCTAGCGACAGTCGCACTGTTGAAATTTCAATGAATGGACAATCCGTAACATTGGATTTGGGGGCTTATCGCAATGAAAATCCGGCGTATGCCCTGCGACGCGAACACGAGGCTTTTCTAAATTATTTGAACTCTTATAAGAAAACGGCGCGAGATAAAGATCCTGAATACGATTGGTATGGAGGCTTTTACGACGCCTGCTATGCGGTCGTACTGGTTTCTTTGATTGGCGAATTGTTCAAAAAGGGGAGAGCGAATGAAATTGATGCAAAATAA